One genomic segment of Drosophila melanogaster chromosome 3R includes these proteins:
- the Nepl12 gene encoding Neprilysin-like 12 produces the protein MFHESLKLISLMLLWVIVAAVLTDCEARSLVDRSENSDSNGSSTNRSAAEYQLQEYAEFMKSYMNQSVEPCENFYEYACGNYRNVKPDRYSPGSRSNLGDVTYTLIDITEQLLGRMDLAEALNVSSELAVAQRFYNACLGANLHPFNAADPAYLSLIRSIGGFPAVDGDAWKASNFNWINMSAHLANYGANGLIRETLQLRYPFEPYTKLPELGFDHIIVHEENISRNTTRAFRLNEERMHGYLRAFGLPEDRIREAIAGVFAFWRDALEIPPQCEVFDPYRIKRVFPQSEYYYNISWSGLHSTNKLFCDFYYVELDKVCARHRKAVANYLAMKLLYRFDPKLKAPRYQRNYCSVTLYQSMRFLFNKLYMANNFSEAKRLEMSEMVRELRKSLRKALEDADWLDAESRARALLKESRIQPRIGSFQDDALSDRIIREINSLKVIEDRYAETNINLQHLVVQINRFSSRHFQELTNDTKPQKILTGLQVGAGYYTPDNSINVMAGVVEPPIYQRHLPISLKFGTLGFIVGHELIHGFDTTSSYFDGNGHMESLLSEISQQALEDRAECYMDYYGKYQVPEISRRVNGKTTLDENIADNSGLRQALTAYRSHRQQLLEHPGQERISDAMPGLDLTPEQLFFLGFAQLFCSHYEEEHYWKGLSDVHTFDQFRVLGVLSNSEDFFHAYNCSVGSGMRPGAKTCRLW, from the exons ATGTTTCATGAATCACTGAAGCTGATCTCCCTGATGCTGCTGTGGGTCATTGTGGCTGCGGTTCTGACGGATTGCGAGGCCAGGAGCCTTGTGGACAGGTCCGAAAATTCCGATAGCAATGGTAGCTCGACCAATAGATCCGCGGCAGAGTACCAACTGCAGGAATACGCGGAATTCATGAAATCCTATATGAACCAAAGTGTAGAGCCCTGCGAGAATTTCTACGAGTATGCCTGTGGAAATTATCGGAACGTAAAGCCGGATCGGTACTCACCGGGCAGTAGAAGCAACCTGGGCGACGTGACTTACACACTGATCGACATCACGGAGCAACTGCTGGGCAGAATGGATCTGGCGGAGGCTCTAAACGTATCCAGCGAACTGGCGGTGGCCCAGCGATTCTACAACGCTTGTCTGGGAGCAAATCTCCATCCTTTCAATGCGGCGGATCCCGCTTACTTGAGTCTAATTCGATCGATTGGAGGATTTCCCGCTGTGGATGGAGACGCCTGGAAAGCCTCAAACTTTAACTGGATCAACATGAGTGCTCATCTGGCCAACTATGGCGCCAACGGTCTGATCCGCGAAACTCTCCAGTTAAGGTATCCCTTTGAGCCCTACACCAAACTGCCCGAACTGGGCTTCGATCACATCATCGTACATGAGGAAAACATTTCCAGAAATACCACACGCGCCTTTCGCCTGAACGAAGAGCGAATGCACGGATATCTGAGGGCGTTCGGCTTGCCGGAGGACAGGATTAGGGAGGCCATCGCTGGGGTCTTTGCCTTCTGGCGGGACGCACTCGAGATCCCGCCCCAGTGCGAAGTGTTTGATCCCTACCGAATTAAGCGAGTGTTTCCCCAATCGGAGTACTACTATAACATCTCGTGGAGTGGACTCCACTCCACTAACAAATTATTCTGCGACTTTTACTACGTTGAACTGGACAAAGTATGCGCCCGACATCGCAAGGCTGTGGCCAACTACCTGGCCATGAAGCTGCTCTATAGATTCGATCCCAAACTGAAGGCGCCCAGGTACCAAAGGAACTACTGTTCGGTTACGCTTTATCAATCCATGCGGTTTCTGTTCAACAAACTCTACATGGCT AACAACTTCAGTGAGGCGAAGAGGCTGGAGATGTCGGAAATGGTGCGGGAACTGCGAAAGAGTCTGCGAAAGGCGCTGGAGGATGCCGATTGGCTGGATGCGGAGAGCAGGGCGAGGGCACTGCTTAAGGAGTCCAGAATACAGCCACGCATTGGTTCGTTCCAAGATGATGCACTTTCGGATCGAATAATCCGGGAAATCAACAGTCTGAAAGTCATCGAGGATCGCTATGCGGAGACCAACATTAATTTGCAGCACCTAGTTGTACAAATCAATCGATTTAGCAGTCGGCATTTTCAGGAGCTGACCAATGACACCAAGCCACAGAAGATCCTGACAGGATTGCAGGTTGGAGCGGGCTACTACACTCCGGACAACTCCATTAATGTGATGGCTGGCGTGGTGGAACCACCGATATACCAACGCCACCTGCCGATTTCCCTGAAATTCGGCACATTGGGTTTTATCGTTGGTCATGAACTCATCCACGGCTTCGATACGACCAGCTCCTATTTCGATGGCAATGGTCACATGGAGTCCTTGTTGTCGGAAATTTCGCAACAGGCATTAGAGGATCGCGCCGAGTGCTACATGGACTACTATGGCAAGTACCAGGTACCGGAGATCAGCAGGCGTGTCAACGGAAAAACTACACTGGACGAGAATATCGCAGACAATAGCGGATTAAGACAAGCATTGACGGCCTATCGCAGTCACAGGCAGCAACTGCTGGAGCATCCTGGGCAGGAGAGGATAAGCGACGCCATGCCGGGTCTCGATCTCACGCCGGAACAGTTGTTCTTCCTGGGATTTGCCCAGCTATTTTGCTCCCATTACGAGGAGGAGCACTACTGGAAAGGTCTTAGCGATGTGCACACCTTCGACCAATTTCGTGTCCTGGGAGTTTTGTCCAACAGCGAGGACTTCTTCCACGCCTACAACTGCTCCGTGGGCAGCGGCATGCGTCCTGGCGCCAAAACGTGCCGACTTTGGTAG
- the p23 gene encoding p23, isoform A, protein MSAAAGLIPPPVSWAQRNDLIYVIIDVECKDIEHKVTEKTFTFKGVNVLDPSKKYEVTLNFLHEVDPEKVTSKNIGRCLEFTIPKKAAGPYWSSLTTDKTKLHFLKANFAKWRDESDDEEGDQKDNSMFGNFLNSPGGDWNNKFDDFNVDDEEEDSDDNIPSLSQNDEDDEEGGEGDKEKKPAA, encoded by the exons ATGTCGGCAGCAGCAGG CTTGATTCCGCCTCCAGTTTCCTGGGCCCAGCGCAATGACTTGATCTACGTCATCATCGATGTCGAATGCAAGGACATCGAACACAA AGTTACGGAAAAAACCTTCACCTTCAAGGGCGTAAACGTGCTGGATCCGTCGAAGAAGTACGAGGTCACACTGAACTTCCTCCACGAGGTGGATCCCGAGAAGGTGACCAGCAAGAACATTGGCCGCTGCCTGGAATTCACAATACCCAAGAAGGCGGCCGGTCCCTACTGGTCCTCGCTGACCACGGACAAGACCAAGTTGCATTTCCTAAAAGCCAACTTTGCCAAGTGGCGCGATGAGTCCGACGACGAGGAGG GTGACCAAAAAGACAACAGCATGTTTGGAAATTTCCTTAACAGCCCTGGTGGCGATTGGAACAACAAGTTCGACGATTTCAACGTCgatgacgaggaggaggactcgGATGACAACATCCCAAGTCTGTCCCAGAACGACGAGGATGACGAGGAGGGCGGCGAGGGTGATAAGGAGAAGAAGCCAGCTGCCTAG
- the nmdyn-D7 gene encoding nmdyn-D7 — protein MKPAAIPASERRLAFVAEWFHAEAGIIRTFLITYYVSDKAVEVFDQRNKRTFLRRTKIPELTQRDFFVGSKINVFGRQFDIVDYADDTTRTNLAKYRKKGFVLLKNNMWTKHLGKFLKTLIDNKININQGMMVQFSPKMVTQFLSGKDTTDVSSSVLMNELLAGPAISLELIGDNVVETIKACAQYKSTEAETPSVKLSPSLEELFESEEIRYGFYYSDNDNDVEMDLKFISEARHSIIKECVFKNTTLAIIKPHSIKDGLLGDIISEILSNGFRLTAMRMILMARINCEEFYEVYRGVVPEYIPMVAQLASGVCMCMEIACADPEKKTDREFRNFCGPMDPEIAKLLRPHTLRAKFGKSKVQNAVHCTDLPDDSNLELQYMFKIID, from the exons ATGAAACCCGCTGCGATTCCGGCTAGCGAGCGGCGTCTGGCCTTCGTGGCCGAGTGGTTCCATGCAGAGGCTGGAATCATACGCACCTTTCTGATCACCTACTATGTATCCGACAAGGCCGTGGAAGTG TTCGACCAGCGCAACAAGCGCACATTTCTGCGACGCACCAAGATCCCGGAGCTGACCCAGCGCGACTTCTTTGTGGGCTCCAAGATCAATGTCTTTGGCCGGCAGTTTGACATTGTGGATTATGCTGACGACACTACGCGGACAAACCTAGCCAAATATCGCAAGAA GGGATTCGTTTTGCTCAAGAACAATATGTGGACGAAGCACCTGGGCAAGTTCCTAAAGACTCTGATCGACAACAAGATTAACATAAACCAGGGCATGATGGTTCAGTTCTCTCCCAAAATGGTAACTCAGTTTCTGTCCGGCAAGGACACGACGGATGTCTCCTCTTC AGTCCTTATGAACGAGCTGCTGGCTGGTCCGGCCATTAGTCTGGAGCTAATCGGCGACAACGTAGTGGAGACCATCAAGGCCTGCGCCCAGTACAAGAGCACAGAGGCGGAAACACCCAGTGTGAAACTGTCGCCCAGTTTGGAAGAGCTGTTTGAAAGTGAGGAGATTCGTTATGGATTTTACTACTCTGATAACGACAACGACGTGGAAATGGACCTAAAGTTCATATCTGAGGCGAGGCACAGCATAATTAAAGAATGTGTATTCAAGAATACAACACTTGCCATCATTAAGCCGCACAGCATCAAGGATGGTCTCCTGGGAGACATCATTTCCGAAATCCTGTCGAATGGCTTTCGGTTGACAGCCATGCGCATGATTCTAATGGCCCGAATCAACTGCGAGGAGTTCTACGAAGTCTACCGCGGAGTGGTGCCCGAGTATATACCCATGGTTGCTCAGTTGGCCAGTGGAGTATGCATGTGCATGGAGATTGCTTGCGCCGATCCCGAAAAGAAAACTGATCGCGAGTTCCGCAACTTCTGTGGACCCATGGATCCGGAGATCGCCAAACTGTTGCGGCCTCACACGCTGCGCGCCAAGTTCGGCAAGTCCAAGGTGCAGAACGCCGTCCACTGCACTGATCTGCCAGATGACTCCAACCTGGAGCTGCAGTATATGTTCAAGATAATCGACTGA
- the CG9444 gene encoding uncharacterized protein, isoform B, which yields MFRATEIGSEETLPALAELSQVGYERDARDVEWVAWRGERAQLKLAHRSSLPNYGFAPPTIRMKYRYPRAVFFVLATKFFEAFAANGIRTVLALYLRDDLNFTESFSTVVLHIFNFFGQFCPIIGAILADSYIGNVRTISGFSFIYAFGWLLLTLTSLPAMGLPMVLLVSIALLFIAVGNGSIRACITSLGALQFKLPEQSVHLAEYFSFYYFVYYFGIFLSKILPPLVRANTQCFDKAECYPAVFGTLGAAFMMAWFIFLVGKWFYKSEKLSDDNILFKFCGCIKTALVEKWRRRKSTKRSNYWLHNAVVAYDMGFVNDVSRVLRISKLFIPLPFYFALLAQQDSSWTFQATQMNTTLMGVTIQPDQAKAVGPIFLFMLIPLWQYITVPLLRRYFNWELQPLHSVTVGGIFSAGAFFCAGALQERIKNSPPQTVNIAWQLPQFLLLMMGELLLSIPGLQFAFTQAPTSMKSVVTAAWFLNNAFGNLIVVLVTELGMLSSQMAEYFFYAVVMLVCIILYALLAFDYTLQERKAGMYVRMDSEAEDRDVPSTSRSGSI from the exons ATGTTTCGCGCTACGGAAATCGGCAGCGAAGAAA CCCTGCCAGCTCTGGCGGAGCTCAGCCAGGTGGGTTATGAACGCGATGCACGGGACGTGGAGTGGGTCGCCTGGAGAGGAGAACGGGCCCAATTGAAGCTGGCGCATCGCAGCTCCCTGCCCAATTATGGATTTGCTCCACCGACCATCCGCATGAAGTATAGGTATCCACGAGCCGTCTTCTTCGTTCTGGCCACAAAATTTTTTGAGGCCTTTGCTGCCAACGGCATTCGCA CCGTACTCGCACTCTATCTGCGCGACGATCTCAACTTCACGGAGAGCTTTTCCACGGTGGTGCTGCACATCTtcaacttttttggccagttcTGTCCGATCATTGGGGCGATCCTAGCGGATAGCTACATCGGCAATGTGCGCACGATATCCGGCTTCAGTTTTATCTACGCCTTTGGATGGTTACTCCTCACACTGACATCCCTGCCTGCCATGGGTCTTCCGATGGT CTTGCTGGTGTCCATCGCTCTGCTGTTTATCGCCGTTGGCAATGGATCGATACGAGCCTGCATCACCTCGCTGGGCGCACTGCAGTTCAAGCTGCCGGAGCAGAGCGTCCATCTGGCCGAGTACTTCTCCTTCTACTATTTCGTCTACTATTTTGGAATATTCCTGAGCAAGATCCTTCCGCCGCTGGTTAGAGCTAACACGCAGTGCTTTGACAAGGCGGAATGCTATCCAGCCGTATTCGGCACCCTTGGCGCAGCCTTTATGATGGCCTGGT TTATCTTTCTGGTTGGAAAATGGTTCTACAAGTCCGAAAAGCTGTCCGATGACAACATACTCTTCAAGTTCTGCGGCTGCATAAAGACCGCTCTCGTGGAGAAGTGGCGACGTCGCAAGTCGACAAAGCGCTCCAACTACTGGCTACACAATGCAGTTGTAGCCTACGACATGGGTTTCGTCAATGATGTGTCCAGAGTTTTGAGG ATATCCAAGCTGTTTATCCCACTGCCCTTCTACTTTGCTCTGCTGGCGCAACAGGATTCCAGCTGGACATTCCAGGCCACCCAGATGAATACCACATTAATGGGCGTGACCATCCAGCCGGATCAGGCCAAGGCCGTGGGACCCATCTTTCTGTTCATGCTCATCCCTCTATGGCAGTATATAACAGTGCCCTTGCTGCGCCGCTACTTCAACTGGGAGCTCCAGCCGCTCCATAGTGTGACTGTGGGTGGGATCTTCTCCGCCGGCGCCTTTTTCTGTGCAGGAGCCTTGCAGGAACGAATAAAG AATTCCCCGCCCCAAACAGTGAATATAGCTTGGCAACTGCCCCAGTTCCTGCTGCTCATGATGGGCGAATTACTGCTTTCCATTCCGGGTCTCCAGTTCGCCTTCACCCAAGCACCGACCTCTATGAAGTCGGTGGTCACGGCAGCCTGGTTTCTAAATAATGCTTTCGGCAATCTGATCGTGGTTCTGGTCACCGAGCTGGGTATGCTTAGCTCACAGATGGCCGAGTACTTCTTCTATGCGGTGGTAATGCTAGTTTGCATCATCCTCTATGCCCTTTTGGCCTTCGATTACACTCTGCAGGAGCGCAAGGCCGGAATGTATGTGAGGATGGACAGTGAAGCGGAGGACCGGGATGTGCCCAGCACCAGCCGCAGCGGGAGCATATAG
- the eca gene encoding eclair, which yields MRDQFISLALILCVLHSACGLYFHISETERKCFIEEVPDETTVIVNYKVELYDPRSNGFMPSSPGIGMHVEVRDSDDKIVLSRVYSSQGRISFTSHTPGEHVICMFSNSTAWFSGAQLRVHLDIQVGEHAIDYAHVAQKEKLTELQLRIRQLLDQVEQITKEQNYQRYREERFRHTSESTNSRVLWWSLAQTVVLVCMGFWQMRHLKSFFEAKKLV from the exons ATGCGCGACCAATTCATCAGCCTGGCCCTGATTCTGTGCGTCCTGCACAGCGCCTGCGGCTTGTACTTCCACATATCGGAGACGGAGCGCAAGTGCTTCATCGAGGAGGTTCCCGACGAGACAACTGTGATTG TTAACTACAAGGTAGAGCTGTATGATCCGCGCTCTAATGGATTCATGCCCTCGTCGCCCGGAATCGGCATGCATGTGGAAGTACGCGACAGCGACGACAAGATTGTGCTGTCCCGCGTGTACAGCTCACAGGGCCGCATCTCGTTCACCTCGCACACTCCTGGCGAGCACGTCATCTGCATGTTCTCGAACAGCACCGCGTGGTTCAGTGGTGCCCAGCTGCGTGTTCACCTGGACATCCAGGTGGGAGAGCACGCTATCGACTACGCCCATGTGGCGCAGAAGGAGAAACTGACTGAGCTGCAGCTGCGCATCCGCCAGCTACTTGACCAGGTGGAGCAGATCACCAAGGAGCAGAACTACCAGCGATACCGCGAGGAGCGGTTCCGTCACACCAGCGAGAGCACCAACTCCCGCGTGCTCTGGTGGTCGCTGGCCCAGACCGTCGTCTTGGTTTGCATGGGCTTCTGGCAGATGCGTCATCTCAAGAGCTTCTTTGAGGCCAAGAAACTGGTGTGA
- the CG18542 gene encoding uncharacterized protein has product MQPFIVIRNYTQDDELKCQELVRDYIMSFSNKSFFVYCFREITLQFIVITWAIFFIFLGVPLLFCALTVPACIFCLFTGTYFSFYSKAVELMRTKPSQSLVAECYEPFIFRCSPKEASYQIFTENCPYEETYTRKFRRRIVAAISVKNHHAVYNAAWIYRFAIDPHYPCQTIMDPMIKLVVKNCIIGGYASLECTISEWQESERDFYDDFGFVTRQIYHKKIIGSSLAVMKTQLTYGLRTDGAALHKQN; this is encoded by the exons ATGCAGCCATTTATTGTCATTCGCAACTACACGCAAGATGATGAGCTCAAGTGCCAGGAGCTGGTGCGGGACTACATCATGTCGTTCTCGAATAAGTCCTTTTTTGTCTATTGCTTTCGAGAG ATCACCCTGCAGTTCATAGTCATCACGTGGGCCATATTCTTCATATTTCTGGGAGTGCCCCTGCTTTTTTGTGCACTCACTGTGCCCGCTTGCATATTTTGCCTATTTACCGGCACCTACTTCTCGTTTTACTCCAAGGCAGTGGAGTTGATGAGG ACCAAACCATCGCAGTCTTTGGTGGCCGAGTGCTATGAACCCTTCATTTTCCGCTGCTCACCGAAGGAAGCTAGCTACCAGATATTTACCGAGAACTGTCCATACGAGGAAACATACACGAGGAAATTCCGGCGCAGGATTGTGGCCGCTATTAGTGTGAAGAATCACCACGCCGTATACAATGCTGCATGGATCTATCGCTTTGCCATCGATCCCCATTACCCGTGTCAGACGATCATGGACCCCATGATAAAACTGGTGGTCAAGAACTGCATTATCGGCGGGTACGCCTCACTGGAGTGCACTATCTCCGAGTGGCAGGAAAGTGAGCGCGACTTTTATGATGATTTTGGGTTCGTTACGCGGCAGATCTACCACAAAAAGATCATTGGCAGCAGTTTGGCAGTGATGAAAACCCAGCTGACCTATGGGTTACGTACCGACGGAGCAGCTTTGCACAAGCAAAACTAG